The DNA region GAATTAATTTGCTGCAACAAATCCTTTTCGTCTTTTAAGCCGGCTATTTGGTAGCCTAAGGAAATTATTTGAATCTGCTGCCAGACATGGGCAAAAATTAAAACAAAAATGATTACGAGAAATATCAAATAAAGAGGACCAAATCTCAAGGTTGTCCCCCCCTTTCTTGCTGGGATGAAAGGTTTGATCTCTGGCAGGTTAAAACTATAAGGAGGAGTTACTACCGCTCGGCTATTGGCTCCTTACCTCCACCGCTCTCAGTTTGGCGCTCCGGGAACGAGGGTTATTCTTTATCTCAAGCTCAGAAGGCCTGGCCGGCTTGACGGTCAAGACAGCCGCCCAATTTTGCCTTGCCCAGTCCTTAAAGGTATGCTTAACGATCCGGTCTTCCAGACTCTGAAAAGAAATAACGACCACTCTTCCTCCCGGGCCCAAAACGCCGGGAACTTGATTCAGGAATTCCTTCAGGGCTTCCAACTCATCGTTTACAGCTATTCTTAAGGCTTGAAAGGTCCGCGTGGCCGGATGAATCCTGGCTCTTCGTCGAAAAGTTACGACCGTAGTAATAAGCTCAACCAGACGTGAAACAGAAGTGATTCTTCCTTCCCGTCTACGATTTAGAACAATTAGCTTAGCAATTCTTTTGGCTGCCTTCTCTTCTCCGTATTTTTTGAAAATACCAGCTAATTCATCTTCTTTTAGGTCATTGACTAAATCAGCCGCCGTAAGTTGATTCCGGCTATTCATCCTCATATCCAGAGAACCGTCACGCTGAAAAGAAAAGCCTCGTCTCGGATCTTCTAATTGGTATGAGGAAACCCCCAGGTCGGCGGTAATGCCCCTTATTCGACCTGAAAACCCCTCTCCGGTCAAAATAGACTTAAGATGTCTGAAATTACCATGAACTAATTTAACCCTGTCTTTATATGGGGCCAATCTGAGCCTGGCCCTTTCCAGCACGGCTTCGTCCTGATCCAGGCCAATGACATACCCGCCCGCCTTCAGGATGGCCTCCGTATGTCCCCCTTCACCTACCGTAGCGTCTACTATATATCCCCTATTATTATCGGCTTCCACTTTAAGAAACTTTAAAACCTCTTCGACCATAACCGGTTGGTGGATGGGAGTCATCTGAGTAGTTACATTTACCATTCGCCATTTATTTATTTATTTATTACTCACCCGTTTCTGCCATCTTACATTTCTTCCTGGCCTCTAATCTAAGCCTCCGCTGTTTATCATAATTTTCCCATACCTTGATCGCCCATATTTCAATCCTATCGGGGAGGCCAACAATAAGGATATCTTTTTTTATTTGGGCTAAGTCTATTAGATGTTGAGGGATAGATAAACGGCCTTGCTTTTCGCTGAGGGTACATTCAGCGGCGTTGTAATACCGGGTTCGAATGAAGTCTCGATCATCTTCATTCCCATCGAAAGATCTTTCGGCTTCGAGTTTTTTTTCTAACTCATCCCAGCGATGTTTGGTAAAGAGGTAGAGAGACCCGTCTTCTTCATTAAAGGTAAGGAAAAACTCATTAGTACCGGCACTCTTACGGAGCTTTGAAGGCATTATAAATCTACCTTTATCGTCAAGAGTATGCCGATAATTGCCTATAAACATTGAGCCTTGGCCTCTCTTCTATCGGGTGGGTGTAAAATTACCACAGTGGCAAACTTGTTGGGTATCAAAAAAGTTCTTGACAACTGAGTTAAAATATGCTAAAGTAAATGTTTAATAATGGGGGGAAGACAGGATAAGATACTAATTGTTAGCGATATTAACTCTAAATAATATAAGATGTTATTTTAACATGTGCCCTATCGTTCCTCTATCGTTCCCTTCTGTTACATTTTAGCCCATTTTCGTCCCAAATGTCAAGGAAAAAAAGTGCTTCTGGGCTAAAAAAATCATATACAATAAATCATATACAATTTATAGTGGTTCGATAGAAGGATAGCCCAATATTTAGTGGTGGCAGATTTAGTTGGAAGGAAAGAAGAGAAGAAAAAAAAAGGAGATTTAGGCAAGCAGACCGTAAGCCGAGTTCTGTATCCTGCTGTCCGAAGTATAGTTGCCTGCGAGGGTCACTATATTTCAGGGTCACAGGTTGGTGATCATCCATCTGGGGTAGATGTTGCCATCTACCTCAAGCGACCAACCCGGGAGAATGGCGGGCTACCATCAAGGAAGGGCTGATGTAGCCATCAGCTCCCTTAGCTCCCCTATTAGGTCTTTCTCCAGGTGGGGTTTACCAAGCCAGGGAGTCACCTCCCTGCTGGTGAGCTCTTACCTCGCCTTTTCACCTTTGCCCTTAGAAGTAGACAGTAGTCAGTAAACAGTAGTCAGTAGTAAACAGCCCATTCTCTACCCCCTACTGTCTACTGTCTACTGTCTACTTCCAGTAGGCCGTGTGTTTTCTGTGGCACTTTCCGTAGCCTCACGGCTCCTGGGTATTACCCAGCACCCTGCCCTGTGGAGCTCGGACTTTCCTCTCCTGCTGAAGCCAGCAGAAGCGATCACCTGGTCTACTTGCCCAAAGAAGTTTCGCGTTGGGGGTAGCCGCTGGCGGCTCGTCGTGTTTGGAGTTAAGCGGCTT from bacterium includes:
- the rsmH gene encoding 16S rRNA (cytosine(1402)-N(4))-methyltransferase RsmH gives rise to the protein MVNVTTQMTPIHQPVMVEEVLKFLKVEADNNRGYIVDATVGEGGHTEAILKAGGYVIGLDQDEAVLERARLRLAPYKDRVKLVHGNFRHLKSILTGEGFSGRIRGITADLGVSSYQLEDPRRGFSFQRDGSLDMRMNSRNQLTAADLVNDLKEDELAGIFKKYGEEKAAKRIAKLIVLNRRREGRITSVSRLVELITTVVTFRRRARIHPATRTFQALRIAVNDELEALKEFLNQVPGVLGPGGRVVVISFQSLEDRIVKHTFKDWARQNWAAVLTVKPARPSELEIKNNPRSRSAKLRAVEVRSQ
- a CDS encoding division/cell wall cluster transcriptional repressor MraZ, producing MFIGNYRHTLDDKGRFIMPSKLRKSAGTNEFFLTFNEEDGSLYLFTKHRWDELEKKLEAERSFDGNEDDRDFIRTRYYNAAECTLSEKQGRLSIPQHLIDLAQIKKDILIVGLPDRIEIWAIKVWENYDKQRRLRLEARKKCKMAETGE